One stretch of Streptomyces sp. NBC_00443 DNA includes these proteins:
- the ybaK gene encoding Cys-tRNA(Pro) deacylase: MAKKSKKQQQSGGTPATVALTAAGIDYTTHSYDHDPSHPSYGDEAAEAMGVSPDRVFKTLVADVDGNLTVAVVPVAGQLDLKALAAAVGGKRAAMADPALAERTTGYVRGGISPLGQRKRLPTVLDASASAHPTICISAGRRGLEVELSPTDLTTLTNATLAPIGRA; encoded by the coding sequence ATGGCGAAGAAGTCCAAGAAGCAGCAGCAGTCGGGCGGCACACCGGCGACCGTGGCCCTGACCGCGGCGGGCATCGACTACACGACCCACTCCTACGACCACGACCCCTCCCACCCCTCCTACGGCGACGAGGCCGCCGAGGCGATGGGCGTGTCCCCCGACAGGGTCTTCAAGACGCTGGTCGCGGACGTGGACGGCAACCTCACCGTGGCCGTGGTCCCGGTCGCCGGCCAACTGGACCTCAAGGCCCTGGCAGCGGCGGTCGGCGGCAAGCGCGCCGCGATGGCCGACCCGGCCCTGGCGGAACGCACCACGGGCTACGTCCGGGGCGGCATCTCCCCCCTCGGCCAGCGCAAGAGACTCCCCACGGTCCTGGACGCCTCGGCCTCCGCCCACCCCACGATCTGCATCTCGGCGGGCCGCCGCGGCCTGGAGGTCGAACTCTCCCCCACCGACCTGACCACCCTCACGAACGCGACCCTGGCCCCCATCGGACGTGCGTGA
- a CDS encoding LON peptidase substrate-binding domain-containing protein has protein sequence MTVRLPLFPLNSVLFPGLVLPLNVFEERYRAMMRDLLKTPEEEARRFAVVAIRDGHEVAQSAPGMPDPTALPDRGPAAGFGPDPVKAFHGVGCVADAATIRERADGTFEVLATGTTRVRLLSVDASGPFLTAELEELPDEPGEEAGALAEGVLRAFRQYQKRLAGARERSLSTTADLPDQPSVVSYLVAAAMMLDTPTKQRLLQSADTASRLRDELKLLRAETSIIRTLPSLPASDLTRGPTSLN, from the coding sequence GTGACCGTCCGCCTTCCGCTCTTCCCCCTGAACTCGGTGCTGTTCCCGGGTCTCGTGCTCCCGCTCAACGTCTTCGAGGAGCGCTATCGCGCCATGATGCGTGACCTCCTCAAGACCCCCGAGGAGGAAGCGCGCCGTTTCGCCGTCGTGGCGATCCGCGACGGCCACGAGGTCGCCCAGAGCGCCCCCGGCATGCCGGACCCCACGGCGCTGCCCGACCGCGGCCCGGCGGCCGGCTTCGGCCCGGACCCGGTCAAGGCGTTCCACGGGGTGGGATGTGTGGCGGACGCGGCGACGATCCGGGAGCGGGCCGACGGCACCTTCGAGGTGCTGGCGACGGGCACGACAAGGGTGCGGCTGCTGTCGGTGGACGCGTCGGGGCCCTTCCTGACGGCGGAACTGGAAGAACTGCCCGACGAGCCGGGCGAGGAGGCAGGCGCCCTGGCCGAAGGCGTCCTGCGCGCGTTCCGCCAGTACCAGAAGCGCCTGGCGGGCGCCCGCGAACGCTCCCTCTCCACCACGGCCGACCTCCCTGACCAGCCCTCGGTCGTCTCCTACCTGGTGGCGGCCGCGATGATGCTGGACACCCCGACGAAGCAACGCCTGCTCCAGTCCGCCGACACCGCGTCCCGCCTGCGCGACGAGCTGAAACTCCTTCGCGCCGAGACCTCGATCATCCGTACGCTGCCGTCCCTGCCGGCATCGGACCTGACGCGCGGCCCGACGAGTCTCAACTGA